Proteins found in one Candidatus Bathyarchaeota archaeon genomic segment:
- a CDS encoding glycosyltransferase family 39 protein yields the protein MVGWGRLHGVIGRALGLLARSRPSFNMISLLEASSLGLILALAIIFRIMPIKYGAYFSTEADTVFQYRVAEYVVRNGYSAWFTWNDTLSWYPYGRDIAHTSFPGLPFSAAIVYSLLVSLGFNFSLYDVCIFFPILMASLTCLCIFFLGRDLGGGSAGLLASFIMAVGPAFILRTYLGFFDTENIGIFSTVAMSLFFLRSIEREKPLLNRLLYSIAAGLSLSYFHASWGASKYAVGLLALFMASTLFFNLYERRHLLSYGVVLGVSSIIAMMIPIHGIGFLYSAENVAAFGLFILLFIYEAIKGRMSRWKAMLASGVMLASLAIGVLILESRGLIPPLAHKFLSVLDPSQRAASPLFESVAEHRKATWTTFFENFGITLPLALFGTYLALRRREEKLIYGSLLFLSALYFTGSLIRLVLILSIPVSLMGAYGMKELLSPFLVKGSRQVERRLRRRRLGVSREMGLIFVAAIFASILPMVWGAASLANSPMNIGVTVPVKMGGRYPQDWLQALVWMRDNLPEDSVVVSWWDYGYWIETFSNKRTLADGSTLNGEQIGRIGRIMMLNQSEALEILKDYNATHIMVYYTFNPSNPSQEWPLGDNAKWYWMVRIGGLNLTEYVEEGRYTAKFYESTIYNLMRKSADPEHFKLVYKSENGWVLIYEIKY from the coding sequence ATGGTAGGATGGGGAAGGCTTCATGGGGTCATCGGAAGGGCTCTAGGTCTTCTAGCCAGATCTAGGCCAAGCTTCAATATGATCAGCCTCCTTGAGGCCTCATCTCTTGGCCTAATTCTCGCTCTAGCCATTATTTTCAGGATTATGCCGATAAAGTATGGAGCCTATTTCTCAACAGAGGCCGATACAGTATTCCAGTATAGGGTTGCTGAATACGTCGTGAGGAATGGGTACTCGGCATGGTTCACCTGGAATGATACCCTTAGCTGGTATCCATATGGGAGGGATATTGCCCACACGTCCTTCCCAGGCCTCCCCTTTTCAGCAGCCATCGTCTACTCTCTCCTAGTATCCTTGGGTTTCAACTTCTCCCTTTACGATGTATGCATCTTCTTTCCCATCCTAATGGCCTCCCTCACCTGCTTATGCATCTTTTTCCTTGGGAGGGACCTTGGTGGCGGAAGCGCAGGCCTTTTGGCCTCCTTCATAATGGCCGTGGGCCCAGCATTCATCCTAAGAACATACCTAGGCTTCTTCGATACCGAGAATATAGGGATCTTCAGCACGGTGGCTATGTCCCTCTTCTTCCTAAGATCCATCGAAAGGGAGAAACCCCTCCTCAATAGGCTGCTCTACTCAATAGCGGCGGGCCTCTCCCTCTCCTACTTCCACGCATCCTGGGGTGCATCTAAATACGCTGTTGGTCTCCTAGCCCTCTTCATGGCCTCCACGCTGTTCTTCAACCTCTACGAGAGGCGACACCTACTCTCATATGGCGTCGTCCTCGGCGTCAGCTCCATAATCGCTATGATGATACCCATCCACGGCATTGGCTTCCTCTACAGCGCCGAGAATGTAGCCGCCTTCGGCCTCTTCATCCTCCTATTCATATATGAGGCGATCAAGGGCAGGATGAGCAGGTGGAAGGCCATGCTCGCCTCCGGAGTTATGCTGGCATCTCTCGCCATAGGGGTTCTCATCTTGGAGTCTAGGGGCCTAATACCTCCCCTCGCGCACAAGTTTCTAAGTGTTCTAGACCCTTCTCAGAGGGCTGCCAGCCCGCTTTTCGAGTCTGTTGCAGAGCATAGGAAGGCCACCTGGACGACTTTCTTCGAGAACTTCGGGATCACCCTCCCTCTCGCCCTCTTCGGAACCTATCTAGCCCTGAGAAGGAGGGAGGAGAAGCTGATCTACGGCTCCCTCCTCTTCCTCTCAGCCCTCTACTTCACCGGATCCCTCATAAGGTTAGTCCTCATCCTCTCCATTCCAGTGAGCCTCATGGGAGCCTATGGCATGAAGGAGCTCCTCTCACCCTTCCTTGTAAAGGGCTCTAGGCAGGTCGAGAGGCGTTTAAGGAGGAGGAGGCTGGGCGTTAGCAGGGAGATGGGTCTAATATTTGTCGCGGCTATATTTGCATCCATTCTGCCGATGGTCTGGGGGGCAGCCAGCCTCGCAAACAGCCCGATGAACATAGGCGTGACCGTTCCAGTTAAGATGGGGGGGAGGTACCCCCAAGACTGGCTCCAGGCGCTTGTATGGATGAGGGACAACCTCCCAGAGGACTCAGTCGTGGTCTCTTGGTGGGACTACGGCTACTGGATCGAGACCTTCTCCAACAAGAGGACCCTCGCCGACGGCTCAACACTAAACGGTGAGCAGATAGGTAGAATAGGGAGGATAATGATGTTGAACCAGTCGGAGGCCCTCGAGATCCTAAAGGACTACAACGCCACCCACATCATGGTCTATTACACCTTCAATCCGAGTAATCCATCTCAGGAGTGGCCCCTGGGAGACAACGCTAAGTGGTACTGGATGGTTAGGATAGGGGGCCTAAACCTAACAGAGTATGTCGAGGAGGGCAGATACACCGCGAAGTTCTACGAGTCCACGATATACAACCTGATGAGGAAGAGCGCAGATCCAGAGCACTTCAAGTTGGTATACAAGTCGGAGAACGGATGGGTTCTAATATACGAGATAAAGTATTAA
- a CDS encoding GNAT family N-acetyltransferase → MKWLDFLERSFGRGVEIAYLDNAPIGFMQYASVKHFPRVDDYVSGPPSDDAVFIACLYIINKENRRKGYGTIMLQKILKELGERNYRVVETFARLDSENNPSGPLAFYLKNGFEVVRQKDNFPLVRLKL, encoded by the coding sequence ATGAAGTGGCTCGATTTCTTAGAGAGATCTTTTGGAAGGGGTGTTGAGATCGCCTATCTTGACAATGCCCCGATAGGCTTTATGCAGTATGCTTCTGTAAAACATTTTCCAAGGGTTGATGACTATGTTTCAGGGCCTCCAAGCGATGATGCAGTGTTTATAGCTTGTCTATACATAATAAATAAAGAGAATAGAAGGAAAGGATATGGAACAATTATGCTCCAAAAAATCTTAAAAGAGCTTGGCGAAAGAAACTACAGGGTTGTGGAGACATTTGCTAGGTTAGACTCCGAAAACAACCCATCTGGCCCATTAGCTTTCTACTTAAAAAATGGATTTGAAGTGGTACGCCAGAAAGATAATTTTCCCCTAGTAAGGCTAAAACTATAA
- a CDS encoding translation initiation factor IF-5A yields MSFKIGRVGELKVGSYAVIDGEPCRIVSIDKSKPGKHGSAKFRCTGISLLDDSKRSFVSPVDASIQIPIIDKRNAQIVSVGETSVQLMDLESYEVFEVNLPREEEIRSRLEAGKEVEYWNIMGRYRIQRVKG; encoded by the coding sequence TTGTCCTTCAAGATAGGGAGGGTTGGCGAACTGAAGGTGGGCTCCTACGCAGTCATCGACGGAGAGCCCTGCAGGATCGTCTCAATAGATAAGAGTAAACCGGGTAAGCATGGGAGCGCGAAGTTCCGATGCACGGGTATCAGCCTGCTCGACGATAGCAAGCGCAGCTTCGTCAGCCCCGTCGACGCCTCCATACAGATCCCGATAATAGACAAGAGGAATGCCCAGATAGTCTCCGTAGGAGAGACCAGCGTCCAGCTTATGGATCTAGAATCCTATGAGGTCTTCGAGGTCAACCTGCCAAGGGAGGAGGAGATAAGGTCAAGGCTGGAAGCTGGAAAAGAGGTTGAATACTGGAACATTATGGGCAGGTACAGGATCCAGAGGGTGAAGGGCTGA
- a CDS encoding deoxyhypusine synthase produces MKRVEHMRLRPGMSVRDLAEEMRQAGVIGAGRIGRAAEIIYEMFFDEEYTTFITLSGPLIPSGMRLIFTDLIREGYIDAVVTTGANVVHDLLEAMGRRHLIGDGEADDRELQRRGINRIYDIYVEGEAFVELERYIWSILDEIPREDRVGISINKLLREVGLRVRDGESVLYNAAKHGVPVFSPCLLDSMLGMPLWMYSKREPLLLNPIKDFDLFAEMVYEAKKAGAIILGGGVPKHHVLYMNTLRGGLDAAVQITSAREDDGSLSGAPLREAISWGKVKGDKISNIYGDATILFPLLVAAALKTP; encoded by the coding sequence ATGAAGCGAGTAGAGCATATGCGGCTTAGGCCAGGGATGAGTGTCAGGGATCTCGCAGAGGAGATGAGGCAAGCGGGGGTAATAGGGGCTGGGAGGATTGGACGGGCCGCTGAGATCATTTATGAGATGTTCTTCGACGAGGAGTACACCACCTTCATCACCCTATCTGGCCCCCTCATACCGAGTGGGATGCGCCTCATATTCACCGACCTCATTAGAGAGGGATACATAGACGCTGTAGTAACCACGGGAGCGAATGTGGTTCACGACCTACTAGAGGCCATGGGGAGAAGACACCTTATAGGAGACGGAGAGGCCGATGACAGGGAACTCCAGAGGAGGGGTATAAACAGGATCTACGACATCTATGTTGAGGGGGAGGCCTTCGTGGAGCTAGAGAGGTATATCTGGAGTATACTCGACGAGATACCTCGAGAAGATAGGGTGGGCATCTCCATCAATAAGCTCCTGAGGGAGGTGGGGCTGAGGGTGAGGGATGGGGAGTCCGTACTCTATAACGCTGCGAAGCATGGAGTTCCAGTGTTCAGCCCTTGCCTTTTAGACTCGATGCTCGGGATGCCCCTATGGATGTACTCGAAGCGGGAGCCCCTCCTCCTTAATCCCATCAAGGACTTCGATCTATTCGCTGAGATGGTTTACGAGGCCAAGAAGGCTGGCGCAATAATCCTAGGGGGAGGGGTCCCGAAGCATCATGTGTTATACATGAACACTCTAAGGGGAGGACTAGACGCCGCGGTACAGATAACCTCCGCGAGGGAGGATGACGGGAGCCTTAGCGGAGCCCCACTGAGGGAGGCCATAAGCTGGGGGAAGGTGAAGGGGGATAAGATATCCAATATCTATGGAGACGCAACGATCCTCTTCCCTCTATTAGTAGCAGCCGCCCTGAAGACACCTTGA
- a CDS encoding signal recognition particle protein Srp54: protein MVLERLGSSLYEALRKVLRAQAVDKDLVRELVRDFQRALLQADVNVQLVLELSKNIEKRALEERLPPGISRREHIVKVVYDELTRFVGERQEPLEIKAGRQNILMLVGVQGSGKTTTAAKLARFIQKRGFKVGLICADTFRPGAYDQLRQLAESVNIDFYGELGGRDPIAIARRGLERFKNHDVVIIDTSGRHKEEKSLLEEMRGLAEAINPHEVILVVDGTIGQQAAAQAEAFNKATSIGSIIIAKLDGSARGGGALSSVAATGAKIKFIGTGEKIEDLEPFIPARFISRLLGMGDIEGLVKRVEEAEVKVSERDVKAILSGRFTLSDMYQQFEEMRKLGPLRKILTMLPGLGYQLQDDQFDVAEEKLKRWRAMIQSMTKEERENPRILDASRIRRVARGSGTEERDVRELIKQYELMKRMLKQLRGRRGLMRLLPTKMG, encoded by the coding sequence ATGGTACTAGAGAGGCTTGGGTCATCCCTCTACGAGGCCCTCAGGAAGGTCTTGAGGGCGCAGGCGGTTGATAAAGATTTAGTCAGGGAACTAGTCAGGGATTTCCAGAGGGCCCTACTCCAGGCGGACGTGAACGTTCAGCTCGTCCTTGAACTCTCGAAGAACATCGAGAAGAGGGCTCTAGAGGAGAGGCTCCCCCCCGGAATAAGCCGGAGAGAGCATATAGTTAAGGTCGTCTACGACGAGCTCACGAGATTCGTAGGGGAGAGGCAGGAGCCCCTAGAGATAAAGGCCGGCAGACAGAATATCCTTATGCTCGTCGGGGTCCAGGGCTCTGGGAAGACCACGACGGCGGCGAAGCTGGCTAGGTTCATCCAGAAGAGGGGATTTAAGGTCGGCCTTATATGCGCTGACACCTTCCGGCCTGGAGCATATGACCAGCTTCGACAGCTGGCCGAATCCGTAAACATCGATTTCTATGGGGAGCTCGGTGGGAGGGACCCAATAGCCATAGCGAGGAGGGGGTTAGAGAGGTTTAAGAACCACGACGTGGTCATAATCGACACCTCCGGCCGCCATAAGGAGGAGAAATCCCTCTTGGAGGAGATGAGAGGCCTTGCGGAAGCCATAAACCCCCATGAGGTGATCTTGGTGGTTGATGGAACCATTGGACAGCAGGCAGCGGCTCAGGCTGAGGCCTTCAATAAGGCCACAAGCATAGGCTCCATAATAATAGCGAAGCTCGACGGCTCTGCGAGAGGTGGGGGGGCCCTCTCATCCGTGGCTGCGACGGGCGCCAAGATAAAGTTCATCGGGACAGGGGAGAAGATCGAGGACCTGGAGCCCTTCATCCCCGCCCGGTTCATCTCGAGGCTTCTTGGGATGGGGGATATAGAGGGGCTTGTCAAAAGGGTTGAGGAGGCCGAGGTTAAGGTATCTGAGAGGGATGTCAAGGCTATTCTCTCAGGGAGATTCACCCTCTCAGACATGTACCAGCAGTTCGAGGAGATGAGGAAGCTTGGCCCTCTAAGGAAGATCCTAACGATGCTTCCTGGGTTGGGGTATCAACTCCAAGATGATCAGTTCGATGTTGCCGAGGAGAAGTTGAAAAGGTGGAGGGCTATGATCCAGTCAATGACCAAGGAGGAGAGGGAGAACCCGAGGATTCTGGACGCCTCTAGGATTAGACGTGTGGCCAGGGGGTCTGGAACAGAGGAGAGGGATGTGAGAGAGCTTATAAAACAGTATGAGCTAATGAAGAGGATGCTCAAACAGCTCAGGGGGAGGCGAGGACTGATGAGGCTTCTCCCCACAAAAATGGGGTGA
- a CDS encoding 50S ribosomal protein L21e: MGKSSGPRRKSRSALTKPVREKGKLGLSRLLTKYEIGEKVIIDIDPAVHRGMPHRRYQGRTGTVVEKRGKAYIIEIPQRKISKLIIASPEHLRRC; encoded by the coding sequence TTGGGAAAGTCATCCGGTCCCAGGAGGAAGAGTAGAAGTGCCCTAACGAAACCCGTGAGGGAGAAGGGGAAGCTGGGCCTAAGTAGGCTCCTCACAAAATACGAGATCGGGGAGAAGGTCATAATAGACATAGACCCCGCAGTCCACAGGGGGATGCCCCACCGCCGCTACCAGGGGAGAACAGGAACCGTTGTCGAGAAGAGGGGTAAGGCATATATTATAGAGATCCCTCAAAGGAAGATCTCCAAGCTCATCATAGCCTCCCCGGAGCATCTTAGGAGATGTTAG
- a CDS encoding DUF655 domain-containing protein encodes MEREGKKYEEYAYVLDFLPHGKPGVPRHPYGRGLVQLIGEAFFTLLEAVPHRNVDFTVRERIYIGKFGRTKIDHVLGRISYDDLTSTAKAELPGVIETIVRSQEKRFIDFFNTSQPITPRMHSMELIPGIGKKLMWQILEQREKEPFKSFEDLQKRINLPDPARLIARRILEELSKEEKYLIFTRSM; translated from the coding sequence GTGGAGCGAGAGGGCAAGAAATACGAGGAGTATGCCTACGTGTTAGACTTCCTCCCGCATGGCAAGCCCGGTGTCCCCCGTCACCCCTATGGAAGGGGCCTCGTTCAACTGATAGGTGAGGCTTTCTTCACCCTTCTGGAGGCCGTGCCTCATAGGAACGTGGACTTCACGGTTAGAGAGAGGATCTATATAGGGAAGTTTGGGAGGACAAAGATAGATCACGTCCTTGGGAGGATCTCCTACGACGATCTCACCTCTACGGCCAAGGCTGAACTTCCAGGGGTTATAGAGACCATAGTTAGGTCCCAGGAGAAGAGGTTCATAGATTTTTTCAACACATCTCAGCCGATAACTCCAAGGATGCACTCAATGGAACTCATCCCGGGAATAGGGAAGAAGCTTATGTGGCAGATATTGGAGCAAAGGGAGAAAGAGCCGTTCAAGAGCTTTGAAGACCTACAGAAGAGGATAAACCTTCCAGACCCCGCTAGGCTCATCGCAAGGAGGATTTTAGAAGAGCTCTCGAAAGAGGAGAAATATCTCATATTCACCAGGTCCATGTGA
- a CDS encoding 50S ribosomal protein L16 produces the protein MRARNFREIKGMPYTRREFMGGVPGSKITKFTMGDPKKRFEYTVKLVNLENAQIRHNALEAARIAANKFLESRLGREGYMMKVVPYPHNVLREHKRINVAQADRFQEGMKKAYGKPVGTAARVMMGDPIIIAQVPAGGVEVAKEALRRASAKFPTPCRIVVEENLEPSN, from the coding sequence ATGAGGGCCAGAAACTTCAGGGAGATCAAAGGGATGCCCTATACTAGACGTGAATTTATGGGGGGCGTCCCAGGGTCAAAGATAACGAAGTTCACGATGGGTGACCCAAAGAAGAGGTTCGAATATACCGTTAAGCTGGTAAATCTAGAGAATGCCCAGATAAGGCATAACGCCCTCGAGGCTGCCAGGATAGCGGCAAACAAGTTCCTAGAGAGCCGGCTGGGTAGAGAAGGCTACATGATGAAGGTAGTCCCATACCCACATAACGTCCTCAGGGAGCATAAGAGGATCAATGTGGCCCAAGCGGACAGGTTCCAGGAGGGGATGAAGAAGGCCTATGGGAAGCCCGTGGGAACAGCCGCAAGGGTTATGATGGGAGATCCCATAATAATAGCTCAGGTTCCTGCAGGGGGAGTGGAAGTCGCAAAGGAGGCCTTGAGGAGGGCCTCCGCAAAGTTCCCAACCCCATGCAGAATAGTGGTGGAAGAGAACCTCGAACCCTCCAACTAA
- the dph2 gene encoding diphthamide biosynthesis enzyme Dph2, translating to MDEPPYYDLEEERVLEEIRRLNARRVLIQLPEGLRPHAFKLTERLEGTGAEIFLVGDSCYGACDLAIRQAESLGVSLLIHYGHSRMLPDTEIPVLYIEAVSKVDLKPAIERSLPLIEGWERIGLTTTVQHIHKLGEVAELLRGRGMEPHIGKGGFGLLRPGMVTGCNYSSATSIAEIVDGYLFIGGGRFHPVGLALATGKRVVAADPYLASASIIEESEIRRIIMRRLAAIEAAKYARRYCIVVSLKPGQLHLKEALNIKSALEMRGKKAVILCLDEVRAEALNNFIEAEAFIDTACPRIALDGLEDLRKPFLTLREAEALIGLRSVEEVWRY from the coding sequence TTGGATGAGCCCCCTTATTACGACCTAGAGGAAGAGCGCGTACTAGAGGAGATTAGGAGGCTTAATGCGAGGAGGGTTCTAATACAGCTCCCAGAAGGCCTGAGGCCACACGCCTTCAAGCTGACCGAGAGACTTGAGGGAACTGGCGCCGAGATATTTCTCGTCGGAGACTCATGCTACGGGGCTTGCGACCTTGCCATCCGTCAGGCTGAAAGCTTGGGAGTCAGCCTCCTAATCCATTATGGCCATAGCAGGATGCTCCCCGATACGGAGATCCCGGTGCTCTACATCGAGGCAGTCTCGAAGGTGGACCTTAAGCCAGCTATTGAGAGGTCTTTGCCCCTGATTGAGGGCTGGGAAAGGATAGGGCTAACAACAACCGTCCAGCACATACATAAGCTGGGAGAGGTTGCTGAATTGTTGAGAGGTAGGGGGATGGAGCCTCACATCGGGAAGGGAGGATTTGGCCTCCTGAGGCCGGGAATGGTAACCGGCTGTAACTACAGCTCTGCCACATCCATAGCGGAGATTGTTGATGGCTACCTATTCATAGGAGGGGGGCGTTTCCACCCTGTCGGGCTAGCCCTAGCCACGGGGAAGAGGGTTGTAGCCGCCGACCCCTACCTCGCCTCGGCTTCGATAATCGAGGAGTCGGAGATCAGGAGAATCATCATGAGGAGGCTGGCAGCAATAGAGGCCGCCAAGTATGCCAGGAGGTATTGCATAGTGGTTAGCCTGAAGCCTGGACAACTCCATCTCAAGGAGGCATTAAATATTAAAAGTGCCTTGGAGATGCGTGGTAAGAAGGCGGTAATCCTATGCCTAGATGAGGTTAGGGCAGAGGCTCTCAATAACTTCATAGAGGCCGAGGCCTTCATAGACACAGCATGTCCAAGGATAGCCCTAGACGGGCTAGAGGACCTCCGCAAGCCCTTCCTCACCCTCAGAGAGGCGGAGGCGTTAATAGGTCTGAGGAGCGTAGAGGAGGTCTGGAGGTACTAG
- a CDS encoding exosome complex RNA-binding protein Csl4, which produces MPRGSDGGEHTPYRLRERFVYPGERLAVEEEFFSGRGTYMDRGVIRSEALGRALYDMREREVRVSKATREPIIPIEGFEVIGEVGSVQRRMANVDVFIVSGREVSRPYTGVIYPPATKRSSRGLDMAVRSGDIIKGKIINTKNRVLQISIDEEEYGVILAYCSRCGSPLEYRRTRLHCPRCGRVDRRKIAKQYGLEALN; this is translated from the coding sequence ATGCCAAGAGGATCCGATGGCGGCGAGCATACTCCATATAGGCTTAGGGAGAGATTTGTCTACCCTGGGGAACGCCTAGCCGTTGAGGAGGAGTTCTTCAGCGGGAGGGGAACCTACATGGATAGGGGTGTAATAAGGTCTGAGGCGCTGGGGAGAGCCCTATACGATATGAGGGAGAGGGAGGTGAGGGTCTCGAAGGCTACGAGGGAACCCATAATTCCCATAGAAGGTTTCGAGGTGATAGGAGAGGTGGGTTCAGTTCAGAGGAGGATGGCCAACGTGGATGTCTTCATAGTCTCGGGCCGAGAGGTCTCCAGGCCATACACAGGGGTTATATATCCTCCCGCAACCAAGAGATCCTCCAGAGGCCTAGACATGGCGGTGAGGAGCGGGGATATAATAAAGGGAAAGATCATCAATACTAAGAATAGAGTGCTACAGATCTCGATAGACGAAGAGGAATATGGAGTGATACTCGCCTACTGCTCAAGATGTGGCTCCCCGTTAGAATATAGGAGAACCCGTCTCCACTGTCCGAGGTGCGGGAGGGTTGATAGAAGGAAGATCGCAAAACAATACGGTTTGGAGGCATTAAATTGA